The Vibrio chagasii genome includes a region encoding these proteins:
- a CDS encoding zinc ribbon domain-containing protein, which produces MSENICPKCQSELGWDGQYHCESCQAHFTKIGFCPECSSLLEKLQACGAASYFCNGDCNELKSKSRVKFEFQPAE; this is translated from the coding sequence ATGAGTGAAAATATCTGCCCTAAGTGTCAGTCAGAGCTTGGTTGGGACGGACAATACCACTGTGAAAGTTGTCAGGCACATTTTACTAAAATAGGGTTCTGCCCAGAGTGCAGCAGCCTGTTAGAAAAACTTCAAGCCTGTGGTGCCGCGAGCTATTTTTGTAATGGTGACTGTAACGAGCTTAAGTCTAAGTCGAGAGTAAAGTTCGAGTTCCAACCTGCGGAATAA
- a CDS encoding sensor domain-containing diguanylate cyclase, whose protein sequence is MEQQFLLEGHRAVNRLLRKLALGMDRKDLNSKIIELTEQLFGQRMASILLLNAESQTLHLEYAPNLPDFYNQQIEGVGIGVGIGSCGEAAALKKAVMVSDINTHPNWAPFLALTTQANLHACWSVPILSSNGHVLGTFAIYSQCISEPHEFELEILELLASLYSVALEKYELENQLNFFANRDSLTHCLNRRALFNEAEKVLAKRSFAQKVMACLFVDVDKFKSINDTYGHSFGDDVLLAVARVLDDATTACAKIGRYGGDEFVVFSCFDDKDSVVSFYHGLEKTLQQALYINDVQFSVSVGLACEKDPQGLDQLIAQADKNMYQIKQAKSKQ, encoded by the coding sequence ATGGAACAACAATTTTTATTAGAAGGCCACCGAGCAGTCAATAGGTTGCTTCGGAAGCTTGCCCTTGGGATGGATCGCAAGGACTTAAACAGCAAGATCATAGAGCTCACAGAACAGCTTTTTGGTCAGCGTATGGCTTCAATTTTACTGCTCAACGCTGAGTCCCAGACTTTGCATCTCGAATATGCTCCAAATTTGCCTGATTTCTATAATCAACAGATAGAGGGCGTTGGTATAGGTGTTGGAATTGGTTCGTGTGGTGAGGCTGCTGCGCTTAAAAAAGCAGTGATGGTCTCAGACATCAACACCCACCCTAACTGGGCACCTTTCTTGGCGTTAACAACCCAGGCGAACCTTCATGCGTGCTGGTCTGTACCAATTCTTTCTTCAAACGGGCACGTACTCGGTACTTTCGCTATATACAGCCAATGTATTTCCGAGCCACATGAATTCGAACTTGAGATCTTAGAGTTGCTCGCTTCTCTATATTCAGTAGCATTAGAAAAGTACGAGCTAGAAAACCAGCTTAACTTTTTCGCTAATCGTGATTCTCTTACCCATTGCTTGAATCGTCGTGCCTTGTTCAATGAAGCTGAAAAGGTCTTGGCCAAGCGCAGTTTTGCTCAGAAGGTGATGGCGTGTCTGTTTGTCGATGTCGATAAATTCAAATCAATTAATGACACCTACGGTCACAGCTTTGGTGATGATGTGCTATTGGCGGTTGCTAGAGTGCTTGATGATGCTACGACAGCGTGTGCCAAGATAGGCCGTTATGGTGGTGATGAATTTGTGGTGTTCTCTTGTTTTGATGACAAAGATAGCGTTGTTAGCTTCTACCACGGTTTAGAGAAAACACTACAACAAGCGCTTTATATTAATGATGTGCAGTTCTCAGTGAGTGTTGGTCTTGCTTGTGAAAAAGATCCACAGGGGTTAGATCAGTTGATCGCACAAGCTGATAAGAACATGTACCAAATCAAACAAGCTAAATCCAAGCAGTAG
- a CDS encoding YfgM family protein, with amino-acid sequence MELYDSEEQQVEAIKDWWKENGKAVIFGAVIGLGGLFGWRYYQDSVVEAREAASESYTTVISALDAKGVDAQSDIQAFIDANKDAEYSVLAAMQLAKVQVQAGELSAALEQLEWAKAATKDAALSPLLTYRVARIKAEQGEFDAALSDLAAVTDESWKGRVAELRGDISLRKGDTDAAYSAYTEAQQAVDASQTLQIKLDDLAK; translated from the coding sequence GTGGAACTTTACGATAGCGAAGAGCAGCAGGTTGAAGCCATTAAAGATTGGTGGAAAGAGAACGGTAAAGCCGTAATCTTCGGTGCGGTTATTGGTTTAGGTGGTCTATTCGGTTGGCGCTACTACCAAGATTCAGTAGTTGAGGCGCGTGAAGCTGCTTCAGAAAGCTATACGACAGTGATCTCTGCTTTAGATGCAAAAGGCGTTGATGCTCAATCTGATATTCAAGCTTTTATCGATGCAAATAAAGATGCTGAGTACTCAGTACTTGCAGCGATGCAGCTAGCAAAAGTACAAGTACAAGCGGGTGAATTATCTGCAGCACTTGAACAGCTAGAGTGGGCAAAAGCGGCAACTAAGGATGCGGCACTTTCGCCACTACTGACTTACCGTGTTGCTCGTATCAAAGCTGAACAAGGTGAATTCGATGCTGCGTTGTCTGATCTTGCTGCAGTAACGGACGAATCTTGGAAAGGCCGCGTGGCTGAACTACGTGGTGATATCTCACTTCGTAAAGGCGACACAGACGCAGCATACAGTGCTTACACAGAAGCACAGCAAGCTGTTGATGCGAGCCAAACGCTTCAAATCAAACTTGACGACCTAGCTAAATAA
- the xseA gene encoding exodeoxyribonuclease VII large subunit, with amino-acid sequence MTNPNIFTVSRLNSEVRLLLENEMGIVWLVGEISNFSAPVSGHWYLTLKDSRAQVKCAMFRGNNRRVTFRPQNGNQVLVKARLSLYEPRGDYQLIIESMQPEGDGKLQQEFEKLKMNLAAEGLFAQSSKQALPEHPKRVGVVTSKTGAALYDILDVLKRRDPSLPVVVYPTMVQGEEAAIQIAQAIGRANERNECDVLIVGRGGGSLEDLWCFNNEIVARTIAASQIPIISAVGHEVDVTIADFVADMRAPTPSAAAELVSRDNSHKEQAFASKRARLVSAIRHILIKQAQSTQTLKHRLERQHPSYQLQKQSQQLDDLDMRLRRGMTQYLKQHAQRVERKQHQLQLNSPVKRLGEQKLHLQRSEQKLLDAMDKTLLTTRHQLAMAAEKLETVSPLATLKRGYSITHSASSKTVSSINDVEVGEVITTQVEDGVIESQVTARATKG; translated from the coding sequence ATGACTAATCCAAACATCTTTACTGTTTCTCGCCTCAACTCAGAGGTTCGTCTCCTATTAGAAAACGAAATGGGAATAGTGTGGCTCGTTGGTGAAATCTCAAACTTCTCTGCACCTGTCTCTGGTCACTGGTACCTCACCCTTAAAGATTCTCGCGCTCAAGTTAAGTGCGCCATGTTTCGTGGCAATAACCGTCGAGTCACCTTTAGACCTCAAAACGGCAATCAAGTATTAGTTAAAGCTCGCCTGTCTCTCTATGAGCCGCGTGGTGACTATCAACTGATCATCGAAAGCATGCAGCCAGAAGGTGACGGTAAACTTCAACAAGAGTTTGAAAAGCTAAAGATGAACCTCGCCGCAGAAGGGCTCTTCGCTCAATCGAGTAAACAAGCTCTTCCTGAGCACCCAAAGCGCGTTGGTGTTGTTACCTCTAAGACCGGTGCTGCTCTCTACGATATCTTGGACGTACTTAAACGTCGTGATCCTTCGTTACCGGTTGTGGTATACCCAACTATGGTGCAAGGCGAAGAAGCGGCGATTCAAATTGCTCAAGCGATTGGACGTGCTAATGAACGCAATGAGTGTGATGTGTTAATCGTGGGCCGTGGTGGTGGTTCGTTAGAGGACCTTTGGTGCTTCAACAACGAGATCGTTGCTCGCACTATTGCTGCAAGCCAAATCCCGATCATCAGCGCCGTTGGCCACGAAGTGGATGTTACTATTGCCGATTTCGTTGCCGATATGCGCGCCCCTACTCCATCAGCGGCAGCTGAATTGGTTAGCCGTGACAACAGTCATAAAGAGCAAGCTTTCGCCTCTAAACGTGCTCGCTTAGTCAGCGCGATTCGCCACATATTAATCAAGCAAGCGCAGTCGACTCAAACATTGAAACACCGCTTAGAAAGACAGCACCCTAGCTACCAACTGCAAAAACAGAGCCAGCAGCTGGATGATCTAGACATGCGTCTGCGTCGCGGAATGACTCAATACCTAAAGCAGCATGCACAGCGTGTCGAACGCAAACAGCATCAGCTTCAATTGAACTCGCCAGTGAAACGCTTGGGTGAACAAAAACTGCATCTGCAGCGTTCAGAGCAAAAGCTATTAGATGCGATGGATAAAACCCTGCTAACCACTCGCCACCAGCTGGCAATGGCTGCCGAGAAATTAGAGACCGTTAGTCCACTGGCAACCCTAAAGCGTGGTTACAGCATTACTCATTCAGCATCGAGCAAGACGGTGTCATCAATTAACGATGTCGAAGTCGGTGAAGTGATCACCACTCAAGTTGAAGATGGCGTGATTGAGTCGCAAGTGACGGCAAGAGCAACTAAGGGCTAG
- the bamB gene encoding outer membrane protein assembly factor BamB → MKKMFPKAALCAIALGLLAGCAGEEDTVIMAPVPTVNSEFTPKQEWSTSVGDGVGHYFSKLTPELAYDKVFVASREGLVKALDPETGKELWKTDLEKDVLARLSGGLTAAYGKVFVGSENGEVIALDESTGEELWRVSVNGEVLASPATDNNMVLVHTSRGMMLALDQETGEQKWTISTEVPSLTLRGDSAPVAVSGGVFWGTANGRLAAAIVERGQLIWQQPVGTPKGATEIDRLVDVDASPVVLGGTLYTVGINGQLIAIDLRSGKPVWKRNYSSAIDLASDGSRLFLVTDKDHVVAVDARSGTELWSTPLLENRLLTAPAIINGYVVVGDTEGYLHWLDRSTGEFVAQQLVDDSGFAVAPIELPEGYLVTTRNGDVKKLTISQ, encoded by the coding sequence ATGAAGAAGATGTTTCCAAAAGCGGCGTTGTGTGCGATTGCTCTTGGCCTATTAGCTGGCTGTGCGGGTGAAGAAGACACCGTAATCATGGCGCCAGTACCAACGGTAAACAGTGAGTTCACTCCTAAACAGGAATGGTCGACCTCGGTTGGTGATGGTGTTGGTCACTACTTTTCAAAACTGACACCGGAGCTGGCTTACGACAAAGTGTTTGTTGCAAGCCGTGAAGGTCTGGTTAAAGCGCTTGATCCTGAAACAGGTAAAGAGCTGTGGAAAACAGATCTTGAGAAAGATGTGTTGGCTCGTTTGTCTGGTGGCTTAACTGCAGCTTACGGCAAAGTGTTTGTTGGTTCTGAAAACGGTGAAGTAATCGCACTGGATGAATCGACTGGCGAAGAGCTGTGGCGTGTATCGGTAAACGGTGAGGTGCTAGCATCTCCTGCCACTGACAACAATATGGTATTGGTTCATACTAGCCGCGGCATGATGCTCGCGCTAGACCAAGAGACCGGTGAACAGAAGTGGACAATCAGTACTGAAGTTCCAAGCCTGACACTACGTGGCGACAGTGCTCCTGTTGCAGTTTCTGGTGGTGTGTTCTGGGGGACGGCAAATGGTCGTCTAGCAGCAGCTATTGTTGAGCGTGGTCAGTTAATTTGGCAACAACCTGTTGGTACACCAAAGGGCGCGACGGAAATTGATCGCTTGGTTGATGTGGATGCATCGCCAGTAGTACTGGGTGGTACTTTGTACACCGTTGGTATTAACGGTCAGTTGATTGCCATTGATCTACGCTCTGGTAAGCCAGTTTGGAAACGTAACTACTCGTCAGCGATTGATTTAGCAAGTGACGGCAGCCGTTTGTTCCTTGTAACAGATAAGGATCATGTAGTTGCAGTAGATGCTCGTAGCGGTACCGAACTGTGGAGTACTCCATTGCTAGAAAACCGCTTACTGACAGCACCTGCTATCATTAACGGATACGTTGTGGTGGGTGATACAGAAGGTTATCTACACTGGTTAGATCGCTCAACGGGTGAGTTTGTTGCTCAGCAGTTGGTTGATGACAGCGGCTTTGCTGTAGCGCCAATTGAACTGCCTGAAGGCTACTTAGTGACGACTCGCAACGGCGATGTAAAGAAACTGACGATTAGCCAATAA
- the der gene encoding ribosome biogenesis GTPase Der — protein MVPVVALVGRPNVGKSTLFNRLTRTRDALVADFPGLTRDRKYGHAQLGEHEFIVIDTGGIDGTEEGVETKMAEQSLAAIDEADVVLFMVDGRAGLTPSDVAIAKHLRQLEKPSMLVVNKVDGIDPDAASADFWQLGVEDMYQIAAAHGRGVTALIDLALNPFAEALKAEQGEISDLTEFEDEEAEQVDFTEEEAEQEFKRLQDQPIKLAIIGRPNVGKSTLTNRILGEERVVVYDMPGTTRDSIYIPMSRDEREYVLIDTAGVRRRKNINETVEKFSVVKTLKAVEDANVVLLVIDARENISDQDLSLLGFALNAGRSIVIAVNKWDGLDNDVKERVKKELDRRLGFVDFARIHFISALHGTGVGHLFESVQEAYKSATTRVGTSVLTRIMKMATDDHQPPMVRGRRVKLKYAHAGGYNPPIIVIHGNQVRDLPDSYKRFLMNYYRRSLEIMGTPIRIQFQNSENPFEAKTNKLTISQERKRKRMMSMVKGRK, from the coding sequence ATGGTACCTGTTGTTGCTCTAGTAGGGCGTCCGAACGTAGGTAAATCTACGTTGTTTAACCGATTGACTCGAACTCGTGATGCATTGGTTGCGGATTTCCCTGGCTTAACGCGTGACCGTAAATATGGCCATGCTCAACTTGGTGAGCATGAGTTTATTGTTATCGACACTGGTGGTATCGACGGTACTGAAGAAGGTGTTGAAACTAAAATGGCAGAGCAGTCATTAGCGGCGATTGACGAAGCTGATGTTGTGCTGTTCATGGTAGATGGCCGTGCTGGTCTAACACCATCTGACGTTGCTATCGCGAAGCACCTTCGCCAACTAGAAAAGCCTTCAATGCTTGTAGTAAACAAGGTTGATGGTATTGACCCTGATGCAGCAAGTGCTGACTTCTGGCAGCTAGGTGTAGAAGACATGTACCAAATCGCTGCAGCGCACGGTCGTGGTGTTACAGCACTGATTGATCTTGCTCTAAACCCATTTGCTGAAGCACTTAAAGCTGAGCAGGGTGAAATTAGCGATCTAACAGAATTTGAAGACGAAGAAGCAGAACAGGTTGATTTCACTGAAGAAGAAGCGGAACAAGAGTTCAAGCGTCTGCAAGATCAGCCAATCAAGCTTGCTATTATTGGTCGTCCAAACGTAGGTAAATCAACGCTAACTAACCGTATCCTAGGTGAAGAGCGTGTGGTTGTTTACGATATGCCTGGTACTACTCGTGATTCTATCTACATCCCAATGAGCCGTGATGAGCGTGAATACGTTCTGATCGATACTGCGGGTGTTCGTCGTCGTAAAAACATCAACGAAACCGTAGAGAAGTTCTCGGTTGTTAAAACGTTGAAAGCGGTTGAAGATGCGAACGTAGTTTTACTTGTGATTGATGCTCGAGAGAACATCTCAGATCAAGACTTGAGCTTACTAGGCTTTGCATTGAACGCTGGTCGTTCAATCGTGATCGCAGTAAACAAGTGGGATGGCCTAGATAACGACGTGAAAGAGCGCGTTAAGAAAGAACTAGACCGTCGTTTAGGTTTCGTTGATTTCGCACGTATTCACTTCATCTCGGCACTTCACGGTACTGGTGTTGGTCACTTGTTTGAATCGGTTCAAGAGGCTTACAAGTCAGCGACAACCCGTGTTGGTACGTCTGTCCTAACTCGTATCATGAAGATGGCGACTGATGATCACCAACCACCTATGGTTCGTGGCCGTCGTGTGAAACTGAAATACGCGCACGCGGGTGGTTATAACCCACCAATTATCGTTATCCACGGTAACCAAGTTCGTGACTTGCCAGATTCATACAAGCGATTCCTGATGAATTACTACCGTCGTTCACTAGAAATCATGGGTACGCCAATTCGCATTCAATTCCAGAACAGCGAAAACCCATTTGAAGCTAAGACGAACAAGCTAACTATCTCTCAAGAGCGTAAACGTAAGCGCATGATGAGCATGGTTAAAGGACGTAAATAG
- the guaB gene encoding IMP dehydrogenase produces MLRIAKEALTFDDVLLVPAHSTVLPNTADLRTQLTKNISLNIPMISASMDTVTEARLAIALAQEGGIGFIHKNMSIEQQAEMVRQVKIYEAGVVSHPVTVSPDATIADVVALTEKHGFAGFPVVTETNELVGIITGRDVRFVTDLSKKVDVVMTPKSRLASVKEGATREEVQEKMHEARVEKVLVVNDEFQLTGMITAKDFHKAERKPNACKDERGSLRVGAAVGAGAGNEERVAALVEAGVDVLLIDSSHGHSEGVLNRIRETRAAYPDLQIIGGNVATGAGARALIEAGVSAVKVGIGPGSICTTRIVTGVGVPQVTAIADAAEVANEYGIPVIADGGIRFSGDICKAIVAGASCVMVGSMFAGTEEAPGEVILYNGRSYKSYRGMGSLGAMSQGSSDRYFQSDNAADKLVPEGIEGRIAYKGRLKEIVHQQMGGLRSSMGLTGSATIEDMRTKAEFVRISGAGMKESHVHDVQITKEAPNYRLG; encoded by the coding sequence ATGCTAAGAATTGCCAAAGAAGCGCTGACATTCGATGACGTACTACTCGTGCCAGCTCACTCCACTGTTCTCCCAAACACAGCTGATCTTCGCACTCAGTTGACTAAAAACATTTCACTGAACATCCCTATGATTTCTGCGTCGATGGATACCGTGACGGAAGCTCGTCTGGCTATCGCACTCGCGCAAGAAGGTGGCATTGGCTTTATCCACAAGAACATGTCTATCGAGCAACAAGCTGAAATGGTTCGCCAGGTTAAAATTTACGAAGCAGGTGTGGTTTCTCACCCTGTAACAGTAAGCCCTGACGCAACGATTGCTGACGTTGTTGCCCTGACTGAGAAGCACGGTTTTGCTGGCTTCCCTGTAGTGACTGAAACAAACGAACTGGTTGGTATCATCACTGGCCGTGACGTTCGCTTCGTAACAGACTTGTCTAAGAAAGTTGACGTAGTAATGACGCCTAAATCGCGTCTAGCTTCTGTTAAAGAAGGTGCAACACGTGAAGAAGTGCAAGAGAAAATGCACGAAGCACGCGTTGAGAAAGTACTGGTAGTGAACGATGAGTTCCAACTAACTGGTATGATCACAGCAAAAGATTTCCATAAAGCAGAACGTAAGCCAAACGCATGTAAAGATGAGCGCGGCAGTCTACGTGTAGGTGCCGCTGTTGGCGCTGGCGCTGGTAACGAAGAGCGCGTTGCTGCTCTTGTTGAAGCTGGTGTAGACGTTCTACTTATCGACTCTTCACACGGTCACTCTGAAGGCGTACTTAACCGTATCCGCGAAACTCGCGCTGCATACCCAGATCTACAAATCATCGGTGGTAACGTAGCAACTGGCGCTGGCGCTCGTGCTCTTATCGAAGCAGGTGTAAGTGCAGTTAAAGTTGGTATCGGCCCTGGTTCTATCTGTACAACTCGTATCGTTACTGGTGTTGGTGTTCCTCAAGTAACAGCAATTGCAGACGCAGCGGAAGTTGCAAACGAATACGGTATTCCAGTAATCGCAGATGGCGGTATCCGCTTCTCTGGTGATATCTGTAAAGCTATCGTTGCTGGCGCATCTTGTGTGATGGTTGGTTCAATGTTCGCAGGTACTGAAGAAGCACCAGGTGAGGTTATCCTTTACAACGGTCGTTCTTACAAGTCTTACCGTGGTATGGGTTCTCTTGGCGCTATGTCTCAAGGTTCTTCTGACCGTTACTTCCAATCTGACAACGCTGCAGACAAGCTTGTTCCAGAAGGTATTGAAGGTCGTATCGCATACAAAGGTCGTCTAAAAGAGATCGTTCACCAACAAATGGGTGGTCTACGTTCAAGCATGGGCCTAACAGGTTCTGCGACGATTGAAGACATGCGTACTAAAGCTGAGTTTGTTCGTATCTCTGGTGCGGGCATGAAAGAATCTCACGTACACGATGTTCAAATCACTAAAGAAGCACCTAACTACCGTTTAGGTTAA
- the ispG gene encoding flavodoxin-dependent (E)-4-hydroxy-3-methylbut-2-enyl-diphosphate synthase: MQHESPIIRRKSTRIYVGDVPIGDGAPIAVQSMTNTRTTDVAATVAQIRALENVGADIVRVSVPTMDAAEAFRQIKQQVSVPLVADIHFDYRIALKVAEYGVDCLRINPGNIGNESRIRSVVDCARDMNIPIRIGVNGGSLEKEIQEKYTEPTAEALVESAMRHVDILDRLNFDQFKVSVKASDVFLAVGSYRLLAKQIDQPLHLGITEAGGARAGAVKSSVGLGMLLSEGIGDTLRISLAADPVEEIKVGFDILKSLRIRSRGINFIACPSCSRQEFDVINTVNALEERLEDVITPMDVSIIGCVVNGPGEAEVSHLGLAGSARKSAFYEDGKRQKERFDNNDLVDQLEAKIRAKASVLDKANRIDVENLED; this comes from the coding sequence ATGCAACACGAATCTCCTATTATTCGTCGCAAATCAACCCGTATTTATGTGGGTGATGTGCCGATCGGTGATGGTGCACCTATTGCTGTGCAATCCATGACCAACACAAGAACAACAGACGTAGCCGCGACCGTTGCTCAGATCCGAGCTCTGGAAAATGTGGGCGCTGATATCGTTCGCGTATCTGTACCGACTATGGATGCCGCTGAAGCATTTAGGCAAATCAAGCAGCAGGTTTCTGTTCCTTTGGTCGCTGACATTCACTTTGACTACCGTATCGCGCTGAAAGTGGCTGAATACGGTGTAGATTGTTTGCGTATCAACCCAGGTAACATCGGCAACGAAAGCCGTATCCGCTCAGTTGTTGATTGTGCTCGTGATATGAATATTCCGATTCGTATTGGTGTTAACGGTGGTTCTCTTGAAAAAGAGATCCAAGAGAAATACACAGAGCCAACAGCAGAAGCGCTTGTTGAATCAGCAATGCGTCACGTAGATATCTTAGACCGTCTCAACTTTGATCAATTTAAAGTGAGCGTTAAAGCATCTGACGTATTCCTAGCTGTAGGTTCATACCGTTTACTGGCGAAACAGATTGATCAACCGCTTCACCTTGGTATTACCGAAGCTGGTGGTGCTCGTGCTGGTGCGGTTAAGTCTTCTGTTGGCTTAGGTATGCTTCTTTCTGAAGGTATTGGCGATACGCTACGTATCTCGCTAGCGGCGGATCCTGTTGAAGAGATTAAAGTTGGCTTCGATATTCTTAAATCTTTGCGCATTCGCTCGCGCGGTATCAACTTCATCGCGTGTCCGAGCTGTTCTCGTCAAGAGTTTGATGTTATTAACACCGTAAACGCGCTTGAAGAGCGTCTAGAAGACGTAATTACCCCAATGGATGTTTCTATTATCGGTTGTGTGGTGAACGGACCAGGTGAAGCGGAAGTATCTCATCTAGGTCTAGCGGGTAGTGCTCGTAAGAGTGCCTTTTACGAAGATGGTAAGCGTCAGAAAGAGCGCTTTGATAATAACGACCTTGTTGATCAGCTTGAAGCTAAGATTCGAGCAAAAGCATCAGTGCTTGATAAAGCAAATCGCATTGATGTAGAAAACCTAGAAGATTAA
- the hisS gene encoding histidine--tRNA ligase — translation MAKNIQAIRGMNDCLPTQSPLWQKVENAVKNVVSAHGYNEVRMPIVEETNLFSRAVGEETDVVSKEMYTFDDRNGDSLTLRPEGTAGCVRSCIQNSLINRDEQRLWYMGPMFRHERPQKGRYRQFHQCGVEVFGLDGPDVDAELIMMTARLWRELGIDKHVRLELNSIGSTEDRANYRTALVAFLEQHIDVLDEDCKRRMHTNPLRVLDTKNPDVQAILGDAPRLSEYLGEESKQHFAGLCELLDAVGIEYQVNERLVRGLDYYNRTVFEWITESLGAQGTVCGGGRYDGLVEQLGGKATPAVGFAMGLERLVLMMETLELTEVRRSVDVYMVAAGEGTMIAGMQLANQLRDTVEGVRVMSHFGGGSFKKQFKRADKVGAVVALVLGENEVADNTVVLKDLVGGEQEVVAQADVAAKVAALI, via the coding sequence GTGGCTAAAAATATCCAAGCAATCCGAGGCATGAACGACTGCCTACCGACTCAATCACCACTGTGGCAGAAAGTAGAAAACGCAGTGAAAAACGTGGTGAGTGCACACGGTTACAACGAAGTGCGTATGCCTATCGTTGAAGAAACAAACCTATTTAGCCGCGCAGTGGGTGAAGAGACAGACGTTGTTTCAAAAGAGATGTACACCTTTGATGACCGTAACGGCGATAGTCTAACGCTACGTCCAGAAGGCACAGCTGGTTGTGTACGTTCATGCATCCAAAACAGCCTTATTAACCGTGATGAGCAACGCCTATGGTACATGGGCCCAATGTTCCGTCACGAGCGCCCTCAAAAAGGTCGCTACCGTCAATTCCATCAATGTGGCGTGGAAGTGTTTGGCCTAGACGGTCCAGACGTTGACGCAGAACTTATCATGATGACTGCGCGTCTATGGCGTGAGCTAGGCATCGACAAGCACGTTCGTCTAGAGCTGAACTCAATCGGTTCTACTGAAGATCGCGCGAACTACCGTACAGCACTTGTTGCTTTCCTTGAACAGCACATTGATGTGCTAGACGAAGATTGTAAACGTCGCATGCACACAAACCCACTTCGTGTACTAGATACTAAGAACCCAGACGTTCAAGCTATCTTAGGTGACGCACCCCGACTTTCTGAATACTTAGGTGAAGAGTCGAAGCAACATTTTGCTGGTTTGTGTGAACTTCTTGATGCCGTTGGTATCGAATACCAAGTTAACGAGCGTCTAGTACGTGGTTTGGACTACTACAACCGTACAGTATTTGAGTGGATCACTGAAAGCCTAGGTGCTCAAGGTACCGTATGTGGCGGTGGTCGTTACGACGGTCTTGTTGAGCAACTTGGCGGTAAAGCAACACCAGCTGTTGGTTTCGCAATGGGCCTAGAGCGTCTAGTCCTAATGATGGAAACGCTAGAGCTTACAGAAGTTCGTCGCAGTGTTGATGTTTACATGGTTGCGGCTGGTGAAGGCACAATGATCGCGGGCATGCAATTAGCGAATCAATTACGTGATACCGTTGAAGGTGTACGTGTAATGAGCCACTTCGGTGGTGGTAGCTTCAAGAAGCAATTCAAACGTGCAGACAAAGTAGGTGCTGTAGTTGCTCTGGTACTGGGTGAAAACGAAGTAGCAGACAACACTGTGGTATTGAAAGATCTGGTTGGTGGTGAACAAGAAGTTGTTGCCCAAGCAGACGTTGCTGCAAAAGTAGCTGCGCTAATCTAA
- a CDS encoding alanyl-tRNA editing protein, producing the protein MTMSDLITPAAITPTITQFCHQTWQLEAKVLYVESDESKTYLITDVTPFHPVSHIWPDHPADKGTINLGGVQYTVDDCLVGAIEQSTGKLYVAADIPVKRDTEGWMFVVVHQLPVSASTISVNEQVSLSVDKEYQASLSRGHSAGHVAFLALNKVLADNYWRKDADRKDPLGSYDFNSYAQVTSFVTPEQCKDTYRLGKTLKKRGLNVADMLANLEVIEAYVNELISVWLAQPTAVTMRLEGEALTDSRYWEWQLDADTQVTIPCGGTHIGNTAEFGALSVKLTQSDDQNIEMLTHVIR; encoded by the coding sequence ATGACAATGAGCGACTTGATTACACCAGCAGCAATCACACCGACCATCACCCAATTTTGCCACCAGACTTGGCAGCTTGAGGCAAAAGTTCTGTATGTTGAAAGTGATGAGAGCAAAACCTACTTGATCACTGATGTGACTCCTTTTCATCCTGTTAGCCATATTTGGCCAGATCACCCAGCAGATAAAGGCACCATTAACCTTGGTGGCGTGCAATATACCGTTGATGATTGTTTAGTTGGCGCGATAGAACAATCTACTGGCAAACTTTATGTAGCAGCAGATATTCCTGTTAAGCGTGATACAGAGGGTTGGATGTTTGTGGTAGTCCACCAGCTACCTGTATCTGCTTCTACGATAAGTGTTAACGAGCAGGTATCGTTGTCGGTTGATAAAGAGTACCAAGCGAGCCTTAGCCGTGGCCATAGCGCTGGACATGTCGCCTTCTTAGCGTTGAATAAGGTCTTAGCTGATAACTATTGGCGCAAAGATGCAGACCGCAAAGATCCATTGGGCAGCTATGACTTTAATAGCTACGCCCAAGTCACCAGCTTTGTAACGCCTGAACAATGTAAAGACACTTATCGCTTGGGTAAAACCTTGAAGAAGCGCGGCCTTAATGTGGCAGATATGCTAGCGAACCTTGAGGTCATTGAAGCCTATGTTAATGAGCTGATTTCTGTTTGGTTAGCACAACCAACGGCGGTTACGATGAGGTTAGAGGGCGAGGCGTTAACAGACTCTCGTTACTGGGAGTGGCAGCTTGACGCAGATACTCAGGTGACCATTCCTTGTGGTGGTACACACATTGGGAATACCGCAGAATTTGGTGCGCTGTCCGTTAAGTTAACCCAGTCAGATGACCAAAATATTGAAATGCTGACGCATGTAATTCGATGA